Proteins co-encoded in one Anguilla anguilla isolate fAngAng1 chromosome 16, fAngAng1.pri, whole genome shotgun sequence genomic window:
- the roraa gene encoding nuclear receptor ROR-alpha A isoform X2 yields the protein MYFVISAMKAQIEIIPCKICGDKSSGIHYGVITCEGCKGFFRRSQQSNAAYSCPRQKNCLIDRTSRNRCQHCRLQKCLAVGMSRDAVKFGRMSKKQRDSLYAEVQKHRLQQQQRDHQQQPGEAEPLTPTYGLSANGLTELHEDLGGYMDSHTPDGGKADPAVGGFYLDIQPSPDQSGLDINGIKPEPICDFAPGSGFFPYCSFTNGDTSPTVSMAELEHLAQNISKSHMETCQYLREELQQMTWQAFLQEEMENYQNKPREVMWQLCAIKVTEAIQYVVEFAKRIDGFMELCQNDQIVLLKAGSLEVVFVRMCRAFDSQNNTVYFDGKYAGPDVFKSLGCDDLIASVFEFGKSLCSMHLSEDEIALFSAFVLMSADRSWLQEKVKVEKLQQKIQLALQHVLQKNHREDGILTKLICKVSTLRALCSRHTEKLTAFKAIYPDIVRAHFPPLYKELFGSDFEQSMPVEG from the exons CTCAAATCGAAATTATTCCTTGCAAGATCTGTGGAGATAAATCATCAGGAATCCATTATGGTGTGATAACGTGCGAAGGATGCAAG GGCTTCTTCAGGAGGAGCCAGCAGAGTAACGCTGCGTACTCCTGTCCCCGGCAGAAGAACTGCCTGATCGACCGCACCAGCCGCAACCGCTGCCAGCACTGCCGACTGCAGAAGTGCCTGGCCGTGGGCATGTCCCGGGACG CGGTGAAGTTCGGCCGCATGTCCAAGAAGCAGAGGGACAGCCTGTACGCGGAGGTGCAGAAGCAccggctgcagcagcagcagcgcgaccaccagcagcagccgggggaggcggagcctctCACGCCCACCTACGGCCTGTCCGCCAACGGCCTGACCGAGCTGCACGAGGACCTCGGCGGCTACATGGACAGCCACACGCCCGACGGCGGCAAGGCCGACCCGGCCGTGGGCGGCTTCTACCTGGACATCCAGCCCTCGCCCGACCAGTCCGGCCTGGACATCAACGGCATCAAGCCAGAGCCCATCTGCGACTTCGCCCCCGGCTCCGGGTTCTTCCCCTACTGCTCCTTCACCAACGGGGACACCTCCCCCACCGTGTCCATGGCAGAGCTAG AACATCTGGCCCAGAACATCTCCAAGTCCCACATGGAGACGTGTCAGTACCTGAGGGAGGAGCTCCAGCAGATGACCTGGCAGGCCTTCCTGCAGGAGGAAATGGAGAACTACCAGAACAAG cccagggAAGTGATGTGGCAGCTGTGTGCCATCAAAGTGACGGAGGCCATCCAGTACGTGGTGGAGTTCGCCAAGCGCATCGACGGCTTCATGGAGCTGTGCCAGAACGACCAGATCGTGCTTCTGAAAGCGG GTTCTTTGGAGGTGGTGTTTGTAAGAATGTGCCGTGCCTTTGACTCCCAGAACAACACAGTCTATTTCGACGGGAAGTACGCTGGACCTGATGTCTTCAAATCGTTAG GCTGCGACGACTTGATCGCCTCCGTCTTTGAATTCGGGAAGAGCCTGTGTTCTATGCACCTGTCGGAGGACGAGATCGCCCTGTTCTCCGCGTTCGTGTTGATGTCTGCAG ATCGATCCTGGCTCCAGGAGAAGGTCAAGGTGGAGAAGCTACAACAGAAGATCCAGCTGGCCCTTCAGCACGTCCTGCAGAAGAACCACAGAGAGGACGGAATACTGACAAAG TTGATATGCAAAGTGTCGACACTGCGAGCGCTGTGCAGCAGACACACGGAGAAGCTGACGGCCTTCAAAGCAATATACCCGGACATTGTGCGCGcccacttcccccccctctACAAGGAGCTTTTCGGCTCGGACTTCGAGCAGTCGATGCCCGTGGAGGGGTAA
- the roraa gene encoding nuclear receptor ROR-alpha A isoform X3 — MEGHQRVFAQIEIIPCKICGDKSSGIHYGVITCEGCKGFFRRSQQSNAAYSCPRQKNCLIDRTSRNRCQHCRLQKCLAVGMSRDAVKFGRMSKKQRDSLYAEVQKHRLQQQQRDHQQQPGEAEPLTPTYGLSANGLTELHEDLGGYMDSHTPDGGKADPAVGGFYLDIQPSPDQSGLDINGIKPEPICDFAPGSGFFPYCSFTNGDTSPTVSMAELEHLAQNISKSHMETCQYLREELQQMTWQAFLQEEMENYQNKPREVMWQLCAIKVTEAIQYVVEFAKRIDGFMELCQNDQIVLLKAGSLEVVFVRMCRAFDSQNNTVYFDGKYAGPDVFKSLGCDDLIASVFEFGKSLCSMHLSEDEIALFSAFVLMSADRSWLQEKVKVEKLQQKIQLALQHVLQKNHREDGILTKLICKVSTLRALCSRHTEKLTAFKAIYPDIVRAHFPPLYKELFGSDFEQSMPVEG, encoded by the exons ATGGAGGGACATCAGCGAGTCTTTG CTCAAATCGAAATTATTCCTTGCAAGATCTGTGGAGATAAATCATCAGGAATCCATTATGGTGTGATAACGTGCGAAGGATGCAAG GGCTTCTTCAGGAGGAGCCAGCAGAGTAACGCTGCGTACTCCTGTCCCCGGCAGAAGAACTGCCTGATCGACCGCACCAGCCGCAACCGCTGCCAGCACTGCCGACTGCAGAAGTGCCTGGCCGTGGGCATGTCCCGGGACG CGGTGAAGTTCGGCCGCATGTCCAAGAAGCAGAGGGACAGCCTGTACGCGGAGGTGCAGAAGCAccggctgcagcagcagcagcgcgaccaccagcagcagccgggggaggcggagcctctCACGCCCACCTACGGCCTGTCCGCCAACGGCCTGACCGAGCTGCACGAGGACCTCGGCGGCTACATGGACAGCCACACGCCCGACGGCGGCAAGGCCGACCCGGCCGTGGGCGGCTTCTACCTGGACATCCAGCCCTCGCCCGACCAGTCCGGCCTGGACATCAACGGCATCAAGCCAGAGCCCATCTGCGACTTCGCCCCCGGCTCCGGGTTCTTCCCCTACTGCTCCTTCACCAACGGGGACACCTCCCCCACCGTGTCCATGGCAGAGCTAG AACATCTGGCCCAGAACATCTCCAAGTCCCACATGGAGACGTGTCAGTACCTGAGGGAGGAGCTCCAGCAGATGACCTGGCAGGCCTTCCTGCAGGAGGAAATGGAGAACTACCAGAACAAG cccagggAAGTGATGTGGCAGCTGTGTGCCATCAAAGTGACGGAGGCCATCCAGTACGTGGTGGAGTTCGCCAAGCGCATCGACGGCTTCATGGAGCTGTGCCAGAACGACCAGATCGTGCTTCTGAAAGCGG GTTCTTTGGAGGTGGTGTTTGTAAGAATGTGCCGTGCCTTTGACTCCCAGAACAACACAGTCTATTTCGACGGGAAGTACGCTGGACCTGATGTCTTCAAATCGTTAG GCTGCGACGACTTGATCGCCTCCGTCTTTGAATTCGGGAAGAGCCTGTGTTCTATGCACCTGTCGGAGGACGAGATCGCCCTGTTCTCCGCGTTCGTGTTGATGTCTGCAG ATCGATCCTGGCTCCAGGAGAAGGTCAAGGTGGAGAAGCTACAACAGAAGATCCAGCTGGCCCTTCAGCACGTCCTGCAGAAGAACCACAGAGAGGACGGAATACTGACAAAG TTGATATGCAAAGTGTCGACACTGCGAGCGCTGTGCAGCAGACACACGGAGAAGCTGACGGCCTTCAAAGCAATATACCCGGACATTGTGCGCGcccacttcccccccctctACAAGGAGCTTTTCGGCTCGGACTTCGAGCAGTCGATGCCCGTGGAGGGGTAA